In Candida orthopsilosis Co 90-125, chromosome 4 draft sequence, a single genomic region encodes these proteins:
- a CDS encoding Mei5 protein (S. cerevisiae homolog MEI5 has role meiotic DNA recombinase assembly, reciprocal meiotic recombination and localizes to condensed nuclear): MGPVQAYEANLDKQLRMYKLRKDSLVKAAKYVKDEDKIQHLINYWRTVAQYASNYVFNERSVAIEKMGGFQEWQKRQWEKKNERKREERDVLWERISEELQATSEESRSSMIEQLAEIGFVVSSDGEILEDLHIEIEEAPTFSNEFTMRDLYKILRLDYDLVYK; the protein is encoded by the coding sequence ATGGGTCCAGTTCAAGCTTATGAAGCTAATTTGGACAAACAATTGCGAATGTACAAGTTGAGAAAGGATTCCTTGGTGAAGGCAGCCAAATACGtgaaagatgaagataaaaTTCAACACTTGATAAACTACTGGCGTACAGTAGCACAGTATGCTTCAAACTACGTATTTAATGAACGCTctgttgcaattgaaaaaatggGTGGGTTTCAGGAATGGCAAAAACGGCAATgggagaagaagaatgaaAGGAAAAGAGAAGAGAGAGATGTTTTGTGGGAAAGAATTTCAGAGGAATTGCAAGCGACTTCCGAAGAAAGCAGATCTTCAATGATTGAACAACTTGCAGAgattggttttgttgtttctaGTGATGGTGAGATTTTGGAAGATCTACATATTgagattgaagaagctCCCACATTTTCCAACGAATTTACCATGAGAGATTTGTATAAAATCTTAAGACTAGATTATGACTTAGTTTATAAATAA
- a CDS encoding Ste13 protein (protein similar to S. cerevisiae Ste13p, which a pheromone-processing dipeptidyl aminopeptidase) → MYSKLNSDERIEQYEMVDQSHRRSTSGNEEDALGEELPSKSSTDSRSSDFLDDIENCALRTGETKDDFNSDPFYQSILRKYRKQGFPLKYCSIVGMVCLILWIGGIVAYSHQSPSQLISNTKWQTNVHLGGLNVTLAKYDPRSKNLTFDGWRNGDYLTYEEEVHWLNEKQSPQDKRGGYYLTSTSHSFLIRQANSEYEAVFLPSKKFAYQNNFFNIEEVALNPTNPIDQLNNIHLIKTDTLKQWRHSSFALYWLYNPQLSMYTPIQPPVKSSGQKSTSKLSGSRLEKLHFAEFSPDGKFVLFAFEHNIYIQNVSDNKAQQITTDGSRHIFNGKPDWVYEEEVVATDRMVWWSPDSKHFVFTKINDTQIKDVDIDYYVKINTEVGMQYDQSSDKRYQQVDQYPIKSSLLYPKPGTQNPIPSFYVYHMDERKLEALQDKDDSLGRDFVVYQASWIDENNFLVKETDRTSEMLSKKLFTSSATSLRLLGSVNVTKLYGGWVGKMKPITVIDGSYVDNYVVDGKNYLALFNKPDDVTPSKILNKFQAISEAFYDRAENFLYFLTNEKSAMDSHLVGYDLSRDKYVEITSLGEDGYYIASFSRNGRFLNLQYEGPNQPWQRLIDMAELHDSLEDAATLEKAILQHPMVNHFDVSKKHFQNFNFPTVIHRQIKISKYDIALSVEEILPPNFNPAQKYPLLVHAYGGPGSQNVLKKFDIDFLKVASAELNAVVLVIDPRGTGGNDWRFQAFANDRIGYWEPRDIKLITSEYMSANDFIIKGSVALWGWSYGGFTTLKTLEYDNGRVFKYGVAIAPVTNWLFYNSIYTERYMNQPSKNPNYEKYARVRIVENFKNINRFLLMHGSADDNVHLQNTMWFINQLNSANVKNYDMQIFPDSNHNIDYHNANTLVYGKLLSWLQNAFSGRFDNML, encoded by the coding sequence ATGTACTCAAAACTCAATTCAGATGAACGTATAGAACAATATGAAATGGTGGATCAAAGTCATCGACGATCCACCTCTGGCAACGAAGAAGATGCTTTAGGAGAAGAGCTCCCTTCTAAGCTGTCCACCGATTCTCGATCATCAGACTTTTTAGATGACATTGAAAACTGTGCATTAAGAACTGGTGAAACAAAGGACGATTTTAATAGTGACCCATTCTATCAATCTATTTTACGAAAGTATCGAAAACAGGGCTTTCCTTTAAAGTATTGCAGTATTGTTGGAATGGTGTGTTTGATCTTATGGATAGGTGGTATTGTGGCCTATTCTCATCAAAGTCCTTCACAACTAATATCGAACACCAAATGGCAAACAAACGTGCATTTGGGTGGCCTAAACGTTACCCTAGCAAAGTACGATCCACGCCTGAAGAATCTCACGTTTGATGGTTGGAGGAATGGTGATTATTTGACctatgaagaagaagtacATTGGTTAAATGAGAAACAATCACCGCAAGATAAAAGAGGAGGTTATTACTTGACGTCAACTCTGcattcatttttgattaGGCAGGCTAATAGTGAATATGAGGCTGTATTTCTACCGTCAAAAAAATTCGCTTATCAgaataattttttcaatattgaagaagtgGCTTTGAATCCCACAAATCCTATTGATcaactcaacaatattCATCTTATCAAAACTGACACTTTGAAACAATGGAGACACCTGTCATTTGCCTTATATTGGCTTTACAATCCCCAACTTTCAATGTACACACCTATTCAGCCACCAGTGAAAAGCAGTGGCCAGAAGAGCACATCAAAATTGTCCGGTTCACGCTTGGAGAAGTTGCATTTTGCTGAATTCTCTCCCGATGGTAAATTTGTCTTGTTTGCCTTTGAGcataatatatatatccaGAACGTATCTGACAATAAAGCCCAGCAAATCACCACTGACGGGTCACGACATATCTTTAATGGGAAGCCTGATTGGGTTTATGAAGAGGAGGTAGTTGCAACTGATCGCATGGTTTGGTGGTCGCCTGACTCGAAACATTTTGTGTTCACAAAGATTAACGATACTCAAATCAAGGACGTTGATATTGATTACTATGTCAAGATAAATACTGAGGTGGGTATGCAATACGACCAATCAAGTGATAAAAGGTATCAACAGGTGGATCAATACCCAATCAAAAGCTCACTTTTATACCCCAAACCCGGGACACAGAACCCTATACCTTCATTTTATGTGTACCATATGGATGAGCGAAAACTTGAAGCTTTGCAGGACAAAGATGACAGTTTGGGAAGAGATTTTGTGGTGTATCAAGCTAGCtggattgatgaaaataattttttggTAAAGGAAACCGATAGAACAAGTGAAATGctttcaaagaaattgtttaCATCAAGTGCAACCAGTTTGCGGTTACTAGGTTCAGTTAACGTGACGAAGTTATATGGCGGTTGGGTGGGGAAAATGAAGCCAATTACGGTAATAGATGGTTCATACGTGGATAACTACGTCGTGGATGGTAAAAATTATCTAGCATTATTCAACAAGCCGGATGATGTCACGCCACTGAAGATTTTAAACAAATTCCAAGCCATTAGTGAGGCATTCTATGACCGAGCTGAAAATTTTCTCTACTTTCTCACCAACGAGAAAAGTGCTATGGACTCTCACTTGGTCGGATATGATCTTTCAAGGGATAAATATGTTGAAATTACTAGCTTGGGAGAGGATGGATACTACATCGCTTCATTTTCGCGAAATGGAAGATTTTTGAACCTCCAGTATGAAGGACCAAACCAACCATGGCAAAGACTAATTGACATGGCTGAATTGCATGACTCCTTAGAGGATGCAGCCACCTTAGAGAAGGCAATCTTACAACACCCAATGGTTAATCATTTTGACGTATCAAAGaagcattttcaaaacttcaactttCCAACGGTGATTCATAGGCAGattaaaatttcaaaatatgaTATAGCATTATCTGTAGAGGAAATTTTGCCTCCTAATTTCAACCCAGCACAAAAATATCCACTTTTAGTTCACGCTTATGGTGGTCCAGGTTCACAAAatgtgttgaaaaaatttgacattgattTTTTAAAAGTGGCTAGTGCAGAGTTAAATGCAGTGGTGCTTGTGATTGATCCTCGAGGAACAGGAGGAAACGACTGGAGATTTCAAGCATTTGCTAATGATAGAATTGGTTACTGGGAGCCAAGAGATATCAAGTTGATTACTTCAGAGTATATGCTGGCAAATgattttatcatcaaagGTCTGGTTGCATTATGGGGATGGTCTTACGGCGGCTTCACTacattgaaaactttgGAATATGATAATGGCCGAGTATTCAAGTATGGAGTTGCTATTGCCCCAGTCACTAACTGGTTGTTTTACAACTCTATATACACAGAACGGTATATGAACCAACCAAGCAAGAACCCCAACTATGAAAAGTATGCCAGAGTGCGGATTGtggaaaatttcaaaaacattaACAGATTCCTCCTTATGCATGGATCAGCCGATGACAATGTACATTTACAGAATACCATGTGGTTTATTAACCAACTCAATTCTGCAAACGTTAAAAATTATGATATGCAAATATTCCCGGATAGTAATCACAATATTGATTACCATAACGCAAATACACTCGTATATGGTAAACTATTGTCATGGTTGCAAAACGCTTTTAGCGGAAGATTTGACAATATGTTATAG
- a CDS encoding TFIIH and nucleotide excision repair factor 3 complex subunit codes for MSSNLFKSTVNEYLEDLPKPVQSKLYEASATCLSIYRLLSPMAKFYIMSMIFNEKPIAMRDLTKWCKPSAKKMEFEALKRLESLHLIDYDGKGTHVRLNSIFRSNFRDCLTGSQDPNAFGSISTGDDVDKVEISFLDKFASHEWETILHFMVGTEGTPTPSSSVLSLLKLGGLMEGESTLNITNTGFQFLLQDANAQIWTLLLQYLNLTSELNMNPVDVLNFIFILGCLELGKGYSVSNLSETQVSMLADLKDLGLVYQKSDTSNKFYPTRLATTLTSDSSALKTPSMAVQQALEENEEQMMASNSRESIIIETNFKIYAYTNSPLEIAILNLFVQMKTRFSNMVCGQITRESIRNALYNGITSDQIIKFLETHAHPQMRALAKEKLDKKVEFDASHNINTAGGAPQSKTDGAISQHKLEVIPPNVVDQIKLWQLELDRIQTVEGYLFKDFANQQEYDTLSNYATELGVLVWGDKVKRKFFVTKDGMAQVADFANRKLRG; via the coding sequence ATGTCGTCCAACTTATTCAAAAGCACGGTCAATGAGTATCTAGAAGACCTTCCGAAGCCTGTTCAGTCCAAGCTATACGAGGCATCAGCAACATGTCTATCCATCTATCGACTTTTATCACCCATGGCTAAGTTTTATATAATGTCCATGATTTTCAACGAAAAACCTATTGCTATGAGAGATTTAACTAAATGGTGTAAGCCACTGGCAAAGAAAATGGAATTTGAGGCGTTGAAACGATTGGAACTGTTacatttgattgattatGATGGCAAGGGAACTCATGTTCGGTTGAATTCCATCTTCAGATCAAATTTTCGAGACTGCCTTACTGGTTCCCAAGATCCAAACGCTTTTGGGAGTATAAGTACCGGTGATGATGTAGATAAAGTcgaaatttcatttttagATAAGTTTGCGTCACACGAGTGGGAGACTATTTTGCATTTTATGGTTGGTACAGAAGGTACACCAACTCCATCGAGCTCTGTCTTGAGTTTGTTAAAATTAGGTGGTCTTATGGAAGGAGAGTCCACTTTGAATATCACAAATACGGgattccaatttcttttacaAGATGCGAATGCTCAAATATGGACTTTACTTCTACAATACTTAAACCTAACTTCAGAGTTGAATATGAACCCTGTTGACGTTTTaaactttattttcatCCTTGGCTGTTTGGAATTGGGCAAAGGATATTCGGTGTCGAATTTGAGTGAGACTCAAGTGAGTATGCTTGCAGATTTGAAGGACCTCGGACTAGTATATCAAAAGTCAGATACTTCAAACAAGTTCTATCCAACTAGATTAGCGACAACGCTTACGTCTGATTCATCGGCTTTGAAGACACCTTCTATGGCCGTTCAGCAAGCTTTGGAGGAAAACGAGGAGCAAATGATGGCATCTAATAGCCGAGAATCAatcattattgaaactAACTTCAAGATATACGCATATACCAACTCGCCATTAGAGATCGCAATTCTTAATCtatttgttcaaatgaagACGcgattttcaaatatggTTTGTGGCCAAATTACCAGAGAATCGATCAGAAATGCACTTTACAATGGAATTACATCGGATCAAATTATTAAATTTTTGGAAACACATGCTCATCCTCAAATGCGAGCGTTGGCCAAGgagaaattggataaaAAAGTGGAATTTGATGCCAGCCATAATATCAATACAGCTGGTGGTGCACCTCAAAGTAAAACTGATGGGGCAATATCCCAACACAAATTGGAAGTGATACCACctaatgttgttgatcaaattaaACTTTGGCAATTGGAACTTGACAGAATACAAACGGTTGAGGGATACTTGTTTAAAGATTTTGccaatcaacaagaatatGACACGTTGTCCAATTATGCTACAGAGTTGGGTGTATTGGTATGGGGAGATAAGGTGAAGCGCAAGTTTTTCGTTACAAAGGATGGTATGGCACAGGTTGCTGATTTTGCCAATCGAAAATTAAGGGGGTAA
- a CDS encoding Odc1 protein (S. cerevisiae homolog ODC1 has dicarboxylic acid transmembrane transporter activity, has role in mitochondrial transport and localizes to mitochondrial inner membrane), with amino-acid sequence MAEPSPLPFIYQFASGAIAGVSEILVMYPLDVVKTRQQLDSTNATKGTINCIRTIIKEEGVSRLYKGITAPILMEAPKRATKFAANDEWGKFYKNFFGVTAMTQPLAILTGATAGATESFVVVPFELVKIRLQDKTTKFNGMGEVIKDIIQKNGVLGLYKGLESTMWRHIWWNAGYFGCIHQVKSLMPKPKDNKQKILFDLTSGTIGGTFGTVLNTPFDVVKSRIQAGSSRYRWTYPSLAMVYKEEGFGALYKGFIPKVLRLGPGGGILLVVFTACMDFFRNFHDKN; translated from the coding sequence ATGGCAGAACCATCACCATTACCATTCATATACCAGTTTGCTTCTGGAGCTATTGCAGGAGTCTCTGAGATTCTTGTTATGTATCCTTTGGATGTCGTCAAAACAAGACAACAATTGGACTCTACCAATGCTACTAAAGGTACTATCAATTGTATTAGAACAATTATCAAAGAGGAAGGTGTATCACGTTTATACAAAGGTATCACGGCCCCTATCTTGATGGAGGCTCCAAAGAGAGCCACCAAATTTGCTGCTAATGACGAATGGGGAAAATTTTACAAGAACTTTTTTGGAGTTACTGCTATGACTCAACCTTTGGCTATTCTTACAGGTGCCACTGCCGGTGCCACTGAATCGTTCGTTGTTGTTCCATTTGAATTGGTCAAGATCAGATTGCAGGACAAAACCACTAAATTCAATGGTATGGGTGAAGTTATCAAGGatattattcaaaagaatggTGTTTTAGGATTATACAAGGGTCTTGAACTGACAATGTGGAGACACATTTGGTGGAATGCTGGTTACTTTGGATGTATTCATCAAGTCAAGTCATTGATGCCTAAACCAAAAgacaacaaacaaaagatatTATTTGACTTGACATCGGGTACAATTGGAGGTACTTTTGGTACGGTTTTGAATACGCCTTTTGATGTTGTCAAATCCAGAATCCAAGCTGGTTCTTCAAGATACAGATGGACATACCCTTCATTGGCCATGGTATATAAGGAAGAGGGATTTGGTGCATTGTACAAAGGTTTCATTCCAAAAGTTTTGAGATTGGGTCCAGGTGGGGGTATTTTGCTAGTCGTTTTCACTGCATGCATGGACTTTTTCAGAAATTTCCACGACAAAAACTAG
- a CDS encoding Rnr3 ribonucleotide reductase large subunit yields the protein MTADSATILDDIDEEYLRKLLVKFCHGLDTVHVKLDDIVTSILSGLPDSITIHELYNFASEVIASRIIHHPDYAIFAGRMVAHLLQLQIPYTFSENIERLKQTTNARGKQYSQISDKFYEIVVKHREQFDEIIEKTEKIELAYFGIKTLENSYLWRIDDKVAETPEYMFLRVAIEIHYDDIEAVEETYELMSQKHFIHASPTLYNAGCEYNYLSSCFLLAMKDDSIDGIYQTLHEAALISKASGGIGIHIHNIRAQGSHISSTNGRSGGVVPMLRVFNNTARYVDQGGGKRPGAFAIYMEPWHADIFDILNMRKNHGNEELRTRDLFYGLWIPDLFMQRVKSGDDWSLFSPDIAPGLSDVYGSEFVKMYEKYETQGLASATIKAQKLWLAILESQTETGGPYMLYKDACNQKTNQSNLGTIKSSNLCCEIVEYSAPDETAVCNLASLGLPSFLRSTDDCIEFDFDKLHSVTKVVTRNLNKVIDVTRYPVESAETSNKRNRPIALGVQGLADLFLELRLPFDSQEAKKLNSQIFETIYHAAVEASIELAKLDEPYFTFAGSPASKGTLQFDMWNHKPEFYDDWDQLKDDVKNYGMRNSLLIAPMPTASTSQILGFNECFEPYTSNLYTRRVISGEFQVVNKYLIKDLSDLGIWNSAMRNRIIQDGGSIQDISVIPKDIKELYRTVWELKQKDIIDMAADRGKFIDQSQSMNIYMQNPTIGKLTSCHFYAWEKGLKTGMYYLRTQAATRAIQFTVDKDKVALAEKQEVHKSLKRKKYVEVSQKRRRVSVYTTPDSEVYDIHDTTPVACDIRDADNCDSCSG from the coding sequence ATGACTGCCGATTCAGCAACCATTCTTGACGACATAGATGAGGAATACCTCAGAAAGTTATTGGTAAAGTTTTGCCACGGCCTTGATACTGTTCACGTCAAACTCGATGATATCGTTACTTCAATACTATCTGGTCTACCCGACAGCATTACTATACATGAATTGTACAACTTTGCTTCTGAAGTGATAGCAAGCAGGATCATACACCACCCGGACTATGCTATATTTGCGGGCAGAATGGTCGCACATCTTTTGCAGTTACAAATACCTTACACGTTTAGTGAAAATATAGAACGActcaaacaaacaacaaatgcTCGTGGAAAACAATATTCACAAATTTCAGATAAATTTTATGAGATTGTGGTGAAACATAGAGAACAGTTTGATGAGATTATAGAAAAAACGGAGAAGATAGAGCTAGCTTACTTTGGAATCAAAACTTTGGAGAATTCATATCTTTGGAGGATTGATGATAAAGTGGCAGAGACACCAGAGTACATGTTTCTCAGAGTCGCCATTGAAATCCATTATGATGATATAGAAGCTGTGGAAGAAACATATGAGTTAATGTCACAAAAGCATTTCATACATGCACTGCCAACTTTATACAATGCCGGGTGTGAATACAATTACCTCTCATCTTGTTTCTTGCTAGCAATGAAGGATGATTCCATTGATGGAATCTATCAAACACTTCACGAAGCAGCCTTGATTTCCAAAGCTTCTGGTGGGATTGGGATCCATATTCACAATATCAGAGCGCAAGGATCGCACATTAGTAGTACTAATGGGAGATCTGGTGGGGTAGTTCCCATGTTGCGcgttttcaacaacaccgCACGATATGTTGACCAAGGCGGAGGAAAAAGACCAGGAGCATTTGCAATCTATATGGAACCTTGGCATGCTGACATCTTTGACATTTTGAATATGAGGAAAAATCACGGCAATGAAGAACTTCGAACTAGAGATTTGTTCTATGGGTTATGGATTCCAGATTTGTTCATGCAAAGAGTGAAATCAGGAGATGATTGGTCGTTATTCTCTCCCGATATCGCACCCGGGTTGAGTGATGTTTATGGCAGCGAGTTCGTTAAAATGTACGAGAAATATGAAACTCAAGGATTGGCATCTGCGACAATAAAAGCCCAAAAACTTTGGTTAGCAATTTTGGAGTCACAAACTGAGACAGGAGGTCCGTACATGTTGTATAAAGACGCCTGTAATCAAAAAACTAACCAGTCCAATCTAGGAACAATCAAGTCCTCAAACTTATGCTGTGAAATAGTGGAGTACTCTGCTCCAGATGAAACTGCAGTATGCAACCTAGCGTCGTTGGGCCTTCCTTCGTTTCTCCGATCTACTGATGATTGCATagagtttgattttgacaaattgcACTCAGTGACCAAAGTAGTCACAAGAAACTTAAACAAGGTGATTGATGTGACCCGATACCCTGTAGAATCAGCAGAaacatcaaacaaaaggaaCCGACCAATTGCGCTTGGTGTACAAGGGTTGGCTGACTTATTTCTCGAATTAAGGTTGCCATTCGACTCACAGGAAGCAAAGAAACTTAACTCACAAATCTTTGAGACTATTTACCATGCTGCTGTGGAAGCCTCGATTGAATTAGCAAAGCTTGACGAACCGTATTTCACTTTTGCTGGATCACCGGCCTCCAAAGGAACTTTACAGTTTGACATGTGGAATCACAAACCAGAGTTCTATGATGATTGGGACCAGTTAAAGGATGATGTAAAGAATTATGGGATGAGAAACTCACTCTTGATAGCACCCATGCCTACTGCTTCAACATCTCAGATTTTGGGATTCAATGAATGTTTTGAACCGTATACGTCCAATTTATACACACGTCGAGTAATATCTGGCGAGTTCCAAGTGGTGAACAAGTATCTCATCAAAGACCTTTCAGATTTGGGTATATGGAATTCGGCGATGAGGAATAGAATTATTCAGGACGGCGGCTCGATTCAAGACATATCGGTGATACCCAAAGATATCAAAGAATTATATAGAACGGTGTGGGAGCTTAAGCAGAAGGATATTATAGATATGGCTGCAGATAGGGGAAAGTTCATCGACCAACTGCAAAGCATGAATATTTATATGCAGAATCCAACGATAGGTAAGCTTACAAGCTGTCATTTTTATGCGTGGGAAAAGGGTTTGAAAACAGGAATGTATTACTTGCGAACACAAGCTGCTACAAGAGCAATACAGTTTACTGTTGACAAGGACAAAGTAGCACTAGCAGAAAAACAAGAGGTTCACAAGAGTctaaagagaaagaagtaTGTGGAAGTGAGTCAGAAGAGAAGGAGGGTATCTGTTTACACAACACCTGATTCTGAGGTTTACGATATTCACGATACGACCCCAGTTGCTTGTGATATAAGAGATGCTGATAATTGTGATTCTTGCTCGGGATAG
- a CDS encoding 3-hydroxyanthranilic acid dioxygenase, protein MLPPPINIHKWVEENEDKLRPPVNNFCLHRGGFTVMIVGGPNERSDYHINQTPEYFYQYKGTMCLKVVDDGKFRDIFINEGDSFLLPPNIPHNPCRYKDTIGIVVEQDRPEGVNDAIRWYCSNCEDIVYHTDFYLTDLGTQIKEAIIAFDSNLDVKTCKNCGHINSSKR, encoded by the coding sequence ATGTTACCGCCTCCAATCAACATTCATAAATGGGTAGAAGAAAATGAGGATAAGTTGAGGCCACCAgtgaacaatttttgtttacacAGAGGTGGCTTTACCGTGATGATAGTTGGTGGTCCCAATGAAAGAAGCGATTATCATATTAATCAAACTCCGGAGTACTTTTATCAATACAAAGGTACTATGTGCTTAAAAGTTGTTGACGACGGAAAGTTTAGAgatattttcatcaatgagGGAGACTCTTTTTTGTTGCCACCAAACATTCCCCATAATCCATGTCGTTACAAAGACACGATAGGTATagttgttgaacaagatcGTCCAGAGGGTGTTAATGATGCAATTAGATGGTACTGTAGTAATTGTGAAGATATCGTTTACCATACAGATTTCTACTTGACTGATTTGGGAACGCAAATTAAAGAAGCTATCATTGCATTTGACTCAAACTTGGATGTCAAAACTTGCAAAAATTGCGGGCATATAAACTCGTCCAAAAGATAG
- a CDS encoding Arf3p GTPase activating protein → MSKRHQKNIEKQLLDVVNSRGNDNRCGECGAEYPTWASYNLGIFLCGRCASAHRRILGPPNYKISKVKSLTLDKWSEQQVDNLRRVGNARAKKRWNPKRIPFPFDGDDDVAAVEQYIRDKYILGKFRDDDVDPSEFDDDKMSKYSNDDSHSRHSARSRSNSTRSIQQLPKLTHRKLTTYEYSQYQLQQNQMRNFGYQDKDAALESLLLANGDVELAIDIYKQDAKINPGKEEIAPGLPSRPRPSTTQAQSTTPTGPVSSNSDWWSNPGSTAGSTTVSSMPTGAQTAPQIYQYTDPVTGQVSYVDSNGQEYLDPNNPQHQQQLMSMTNPQLVAQQTNKQSIMSLYNQPTTVSPQSQGAQQTQSYFPQQNGLAQPTQTGLSQTGFGYIQQPQQPQQQQQQQQQFTGFGQTPQPQFTGYGQPQQTGFYNQQGFR, encoded by the coding sequence atgtcaaaaaGACATCAAAAGAACATAGAGAAGCAGTTGTTAGATGTGGTCAATAGTAGAGGTAACGACAACAGGTGTGGTGAGTGTGGTGCAGAATATCCAACATGGGCGTCATACAACTTGGGAATATTTCTTTGTGGAAGGTGTGCTTCGGCTCACAGACGTATTCTTGGCCCACCAAACTataaaatatcaaaagttAAATCTTTAACTTTGGATAAATGGTCGGAACAACAAGTGGATAATTTGCGTAGAGTGGGCAACGCTCGAGCCAAGAAAAGATGGAATCCCAAGAGAATTCCTTTCCCctttgatggtgatgatgatgtagcCGCAGTCGAACAATATATTAGAGACAAATATATATTGGGAAAATTCCGTGACGATGATGTTGACCCATCCGAGTTCGATGACGACAAAATGAGTAAATACAGCAACGACGATAGTCATTCTCGACACTCGGCAAGGCTGAGATCAAACAGTACAAGAAGTATACAACAATTACCTAAGTTGACACATCGAAAATTGACAACATATGAATATAGCCAGtatcaattgcaacaaaatcaaatgcGTAATTTTGGATATCAAGACAAAGATGCAGCGTTGGAGAGTTTATTATTAGCAAACGGCGACGTTGAGTTGGCCATAGATATATACAAACAAGATGCTAAAATCAATCCAGGAAAGGAAGAGATCGCACCAGGATTACCAAGCAGACCACGTCCATCCACCACACAAGCACAATCAACGACACCAACAGGTCCTGTGTCTTCTAATTCTGACTGGTGGAGTAATCCTGGATCTACGGCTGGATCAACGACTGTGTCATCAATGCCAACAGGGGCACAAACAGCTCCTCAAATATATCAATATACTGATCCCGTCACAGGTCAAGTGTCATATGTTGACTCCAATGGGCAAGAGTATTTGGATCCAAATAACCctcaacaccaacaacaattgatgagtATGACAAACCCACAACTAGTGGCCCAACAAACCAATAAACAAAGTATCATGTCTTTGTATAATCAACCAACGACCGTGTCTCCTCAGTCCCAAGGCGcacaacaaacacaactGTACTTTCCGCAACAAAATGGTCTTGCACAACCTACGCAGACAGGGTTGAGTCAAACCGGTTTTGGATATATACAGCAACCCcaacaacctcaacaacagcaacagcaacagcaacagttTACTGGTTTCGGTCAGACCCCTCAGCCTCAATTCACTGGGTACGGGCAACCGCAACAAACTGGAttttacaaccaacaaGGGTTTCGTTGA